The proteins below come from a single Thalassoglobus sp. JC818 genomic window:
- a CDS encoding ABC transporter permease subunit produces the protein MRKTTALATRAMRVDARSLTPHLMRMGLAFFILMQLISAGVAFNSQAPGKSFFQSIIYANAIFASFVVPLLFANSITEEKEERTLPLLQIADVSPLAILLGKFAPRMISILLILVVQVPYSLLAVTLGGVTLHQVLASYLAVAAYIVLIGNISLWCSVIFRSTANAAGLAGILVLVYHALPALLHTIFVLFQNDTVFGQIASAGVSLMSKYWQTNVFVQLSQILATGGSQPYFSLQFVSNMLVGVLFFGFSWMVFDWFNRETESAPVASKSTRRAARATHRPRVWSHALVWKDFKFVAGGRRSIVFRVVAYSLLAFIVAGVHSGWRLNQLDVEESAGIVAAFLCFGFIPLEVALLVGGTFHREVKDKTLANLMMLPESTAKIAYSKLAGAFIGVIPSVFFLLLSLAFAPGIVSEILKEIGRGENFAIGMIIVANVVAQLLLYYHLVAYLSLSFNGWWALFVAYFVQYFGCLIPTTLVGIFVSAFNIRFSEEFGYLLGMIAAGVVFVLVLLLHVLIGRTLEKKAAA, from the coding sequence CATTTTGATGCAACTGATTTCGGCGGGTGTGGCGTTCAACTCACAAGCACCAGGGAAGTCGTTCTTTCAATCAATCATCTACGCAAACGCAATCTTTGCCTCGTTTGTCGTCCCGTTGCTCTTTGCCAATTCGATCACGGAAGAAAAAGAAGAGCGGACTCTTCCGCTACTCCAAATTGCGGATGTCTCTCCGCTTGCGATCTTGCTCGGGAAATTTGCACCAAGGATGATTTCCATCCTGCTGATCCTCGTCGTGCAGGTTCCGTATTCACTTCTCGCCGTCACGCTTGGTGGAGTGACGCTTCATCAGGTTCTGGCGAGTTATCTGGCTGTCGCTGCATATATCGTGTTGATTGGGAACATCTCGCTCTGGTGTTCGGTGATTTTCAGATCGACAGCGAATGCCGCAGGGCTCGCCGGAATTCTGGTGCTGGTTTACCACGCCCTCCCAGCCTTGTTGCACACGATCTTCGTTCTCTTTCAGAACGACACAGTCTTCGGGCAAATTGCCTCGGCTGGCGTGAGTTTGATGAGTAAGTACTGGCAGACAAACGTATTTGTTCAGCTCAGCCAGATCCTTGCAACTGGCGGGAGCCAGCCTTACTTCAGTCTTCAATTCGTCTCGAACATGCTGGTCGGCGTCCTGTTCTTCGGCTTCTCCTGGATGGTTTTCGACTGGTTCAATCGAGAGACCGAATCTGCTCCGGTCGCTTCCAAGTCAACGCGTCGCGCAGCACGTGCAACACATCGTCCGCGAGTCTGGAGCCATGCACTCGTTTGGAAAGACTTCAAATTCGTGGCGGGGGGCCGGCGTTCGATTGTGTTCCGAGTGGTCGCCTATAGCTTGCTGGCGTTCATCGTGGCTGGTGTGCATTCAGGCTGGAGATTGAATCAACTTGACGTGGAGGAAAGCGCCGGAATTGTGGCTGCATTTTTGTGCTTTGGGTTTATTCCGCTGGAAGTGGCACTTCTGGTGGGAGGCACTTTCCACAGAGAGGTGAAAGACAAGACACTTGCGAACCTGATGATGCTTCCAGAATCGACGGCGAAGATTGCCTATTCGAAACTGGCTGGTGCGTTTATCGGAGTGATCCCGTCTGTGTTTTTTCTTCTGCTCTCGCTCGCCTTCGCGCCCGGGATCGTCAGTGAAATCCTGAAGGAGATCGGACGAGGAGAGAATTTTGCCATCGGCATGATCATTGTCGCGAATGTCGTCGCCCAATTGCTGCTTTATTATCACCTCGTTGCCTATCTTTCATTGTCCTTCAACGGATGGTGGGCACTCTTCGTCGCCTATTTTGTGCAGTATTTTGGGTGTCTAATTCCGACAACTCTGGTCGGGATTTTCGTTTCAGCATTCAACATTCGCTTCAGCGAGGAGTTTGGATACCTCCTTGGGATGATCGCTGCTGGGGTCGTGTTCGTGCTGGTATTATTGCTGCACGTGTTGATCGGCAGGACACTCGAAAAGAAAGCCGCAGCCTGA
- a CDS encoding phosphatase PAP2 family protein yields the protein MTDNSDGGFAAQSEGFVNPGRWTVPFVCCGLGVFSVFLFDKAAGVYFLDDDWLDEFHELVDAAEHFGTPYGQLIGLFCLTSALKWKEWRIVRFFLAASCAGVAANIMKLFIARSRPNSFDFQSPTIWESFGQWLPFAEGGSAWQSFPSAHTASAFGFAAVLSAAYPHGKPMFVFLAILTGFHRVSVSAHFPSDVFFGAALGWLVGCLFVGNNWLSRKFDRLETRRPDWLREMDRLRS from the coding sequence ATGACTGACAACAGTGATGGCGGATTCGCAGCTCAGAGCGAAGGATTCGTCAATCCGGGAAGGTGGACCGTCCCTTTCGTCTGTTGCGGACTCGGTGTGTTTTCAGTGTTCCTCTTCGATAAAGCCGCCGGAGTTTACTTTCTCGACGACGACTGGCTCGACGAATTCCACGAGTTGGTGGATGCGGCAGAACACTTCGGAACTCCCTACGGACAATTGATTGGGCTGTTTTGCCTCACATCTGCTCTGAAGTGGAAAGAGTGGCGAATCGTCCGCTTCTTTCTGGCGGCATCCTGTGCCGGCGTCGCTGCGAACATTATGAAACTCTTCATTGCCCGTTCGCGTCCCAACTCCTTCGACTTTCAGTCTCCGACAATCTGGGAGAGTTTCGGTCAGTGGCTTCCATTCGCTGAAGGCGGATCAGCATGGCAAAGCTTTCCGTCAGCCCACACAGCTTCAGCGTTCGGGTTTGCAGCAGTTCTCTCCGCCGCTTACCCGCACGGGAAACCGATGTTTGTGTTTCTGGCGATCTTAACCGGTTTCCATCGAGTCTCAGTTTCAGCCCACTTTCCCAGCGACGTCTTCTTCGGAGCAGCTCTCGGCTGGCTCGTCGGGTGTTTGTTTGTCGGAAACAATTGGCTGTCGAGGAAATTTGACCGGCTGGAAACCAGACGGCCGGACTGGCTCAGAGAAATGGACCGCCTCCGATCTTGA
- a CDS encoding purine-nucleoside phosphorylase, with protein sequence MSKPDSGHPLSHLADLACQQIRTQYLDTLPTSSELPKIAIVLGTGFGGFTESLDIACILKFEDLEGFEKTTATGHLGRFIIGRVGSCGVIVLQGRPHFYEGHHVSTITYPMEVLSCLGVETVFLSCAAGGLSSHYQVGDLMLIRDHVNFLQARSAQFGDRAPLPREKSVDDDLLTAKRLQRIARRHNFPLHEGTYIAVPGPNYETRAELRFFRRIGEAIGMSTVPEVIHARRCGMKTIAVAAITNLCLPDAGEVADGDHVVQVAQSTLPRFQNLVTDFLKQQDI encoded by the coding sequence GTGTCCAAGCCTGATTCTGGTCACCCACTGTCGCATCTTGCCGATCTTGCGTGTCAGCAGATTCGGACACAATATCTCGACACGCTTCCGACTTCGTCAGAGCTTCCCAAAATTGCGATCGTACTCGGAACCGGGTTTGGAGGATTCACCGAATCCCTCGACATCGCCTGTATCTTGAAATTTGAAGACCTCGAAGGGTTCGAGAAGACGACCGCAACCGGACATTTAGGACGGTTCATCATTGGACGCGTCGGAAGCTGCGGCGTCATCGTTTTGCAAGGCCGCCCGCACTTTTACGAGGGGCATCACGTCTCGACAATCACTTATCCAATGGAAGTCTTGAGTTGTCTCGGTGTCGAAACGGTGTTTCTTTCGTGTGCTGCCGGAGGGCTGTCGAGTCACTATCAAGTCGGCGATTTGATGTTGATTCGCGATCACGTCAACTTTCTGCAAGCGAGATCGGCTCAATTCGGCGATCGCGCCCCCCTGCCCCGTGAGAAGTCTGTCGATGACGATCTTCTGACAGCGAAGCGCTTGCAGCGGATTGCCCGAAGGCACAACTTCCCGTTGCATGAGGGAACTTACATCGCTGTGCCGGGGCCAAATTACGAAACGCGAGCGGAACTCCGCTTCTTTCGCCGAATTGGTGAAGCAATTGGGATGTCGACGGTTCCCGAAGTCATCCATGCAAGACGGTGTGGGATGAAGACGATCGCCGTCGCTGCAATTACAAATTTATGCCTGCCAGATGCTGGTGAAGTTGCCGACGGTGATCACGTCGTCCAGGTGGCACAATCTACTCTTCCGAGATTTCAGAATCTCGTGACCGACTTTCTAAAGCAGCAGGACATCTGA